The following are encoded together in the Mycolicibacterium arabiense genome:
- a CDS encoding mammalian cell entry protein — MSPRRKVDAAERDYFSAPVAAPKAPVRWGLPLTAVLSALLAILAIAGSIYMVVGHESGRRTELRDAAALDYVRGFMVRYTSLDPFNANKYAEDIAAQATGEFATSFKQRANEIVIQVARAEPTSGIVLEAGVQRWNENGSADVLVAANVTTPGRDGRPTVESASRWVATAIEEGEQWKISKLVQVI; from the coding sequence ATGAGCCCGCGCCGCAAAGTCGATGCCGCTGAACGCGATTACTTCTCCGCGCCCGTCGCGGCGCCGAAGGCCCCGGTGCGGTGGGGTCTCCCGCTGACCGCCGTGCTGTCGGCCCTGCTCGCGATCCTCGCCATCGCCGGAAGCATCTACATGGTGGTGGGCCACGAGAGTGGCCGTCGCACCGAGCTGCGCGACGCCGCCGCGCTGGACTACGTGCGCGGCTTCATGGTTCGGTACACCTCGCTGGACCCGTTCAACGCGAACAAGTACGCCGAGGACATCGCCGCGCAGGCCACCGGCGAGTTCGCGACGTCGTTCAAGCAGCGGGCGAACGAGATCGTCATCCAGGTGGCACGGGCCGAGCCCACCAGCGGCATCGTCCTGGAAGCCGGCGTGCAACGGTGGAACGAGAACGGCAGTGCCGACGTACTGGTCGCCGCCAACGTGACCACACCGGGCCGTGACGGGCGGCCCACCGTCGAGAGCGCGAGCCGCTGGGTCGCCACGGCAATCGAGGAGGGAGAGCAGTGGAAGATCAGCAAGCTGGTCCAGGTGATCTGA
- a CDS encoding RDD family protein — MTAVLETPPNANPEATVRYPSWAARAGALAIDVLPAVAVITTMALLAITTPQWGPLWWVFTVTAVLAFLAMVVNRWVLPPLTGWSLGRAVFGIRIVTGGDVPAGTARLVLRDVAHLLDTISLFIGWLWPLWDAKKRTFADLLLRTEARLVGAPGAGVRRRAGVACLVAALLCVAGGGLGYQFEYRQERAVETARDQIAEQGPRIVEQMLSYGAATMKEDFARSQALTTDAYRPQLVAQQQVVEKGQATSNEYWATNSAVLSASQNQGALLVALQGQRGTDPKALKFISATVRVDFDKLDGQWRVANLTVLKKPGMDEAGG; from the coding sequence GTGACTGCAGTACTCGAGACCCCACCGAACGCGAACCCCGAGGCCACCGTTCGGTACCCGAGTTGGGCAGCGCGCGCGGGTGCGCTGGCGATCGACGTGCTGCCCGCCGTCGCCGTCATCACGACCATGGCGCTGCTGGCGATCACGACGCCACAGTGGGGACCGCTGTGGTGGGTGTTCACCGTCACGGCCGTACTCGCGTTCCTCGCGATGGTCGTCAACCGCTGGGTGCTGCCGCCGCTGACCGGGTGGAGCCTGGGCCGCGCCGTCTTCGGAATCCGGATCGTGACGGGCGGTGACGTCCCCGCGGGTACGGCTCGCCTGGTGCTGCGCGACGTCGCGCACCTGCTCGACACGATCAGCCTGTTCATCGGCTGGCTCTGGCCACTGTGGGATGCCAAGAAGCGGACCTTCGCGGATCTGCTGCTGCGCACCGAAGCCCGATTGGTGGGAGCCCCCGGCGCCGGCGTGCGTCGACGTGCCGGGGTGGCGTGCCTGGTGGCGGCGCTGCTCTGCGTCGCGGGCGGTGGACTCGGGTACCAGTTCGAGTACCGGCAGGAGCGCGCCGTCGAGACCGCGCGCGACCAGATCGCCGAGCAGGGCCCCCGTATCGTCGAGCAGATGCTGAGCTACGGCGCCGCGACCATGAAGGAGGACTTCGCCCGGTCGCAGGCACTGACCACCGACGCCTACCGTCCGCAGCTCGTCGCGCAGCAGCAGGTGGTCGAGAAGGGCCAAGCCACGAGCAACGAGTACTGGGCGACCAACAGTGCGGTGCTGTCTGCGTCGCAGAACCAGGGCGCACTGCTCGTCGCACTGCAGGGGCAGCGCGGCACGGACCCCAAGGCGCTCAAGTTCATCTCGGCGACGGTGCGGGTCGACTTCGACAAGCTCGACGGTCAGTGGCGCGTCGCCAACCTCACCGTCTTGAAGAAGCCCGGCATGGACGAGGCGGGCGGATGA
- a CDS encoding mammalian cell entry protein, with amino-acid sequence MEDQQAGPGDLTAGAVPQGKSARRHRLPRQKPTSTEPITATDPADESDSATTTSEHLEDTVADETAAGDTAEAAEGDTAVGGDTAVEGDTAEDAPAEEAAEPGAVADAGVSPPQKRRFPWRRTKSVAPVAAAPAVVEPAAVEPAAVEGDEAPAPAETTVTDGVDEPAVTDGSLEPDAETATEDATVDGTDPGGDTEPEPEPVLVPHRKAGKKLKIAAVAAGVLFIGAAAFAGATLQPFLADRAEAHVKFEVAKISADAITTLWTYTPEDMDALPDRAERFLGGDFASDYRRYIDSIVEPNKQAQISNNTQVMGTAVESLTPTAATALVFTNSVATSPVTKGIPSLRYLSYRLDLENRDNTWLITRMTAVTSLDLTPRL; translated from the coding sequence GTGGAAGATCAGCAAGCTGGTCCAGGTGATCTGACCGCGGGCGCCGTTCCTCAGGGGAAGTCCGCGCGGCGACACCGGCTGCCACGACAGAAGCCGACGTCGACCGAGCCGATCACGGCGACGGATCCGGCTGACGAGAGCGACTCGGCGACAACCACATCCGAACATCTCGAGGACACGGTCGCCGATGAGACCGCCGCAGGCGACACCGCCGAAGCCGCAGAGGGTGACACTGCCGTCGGGGGTGACACTGCCGTCGAGGGTGACACTGCCGAGGACGCTCCCGCCGAAGAGGCGGCCGAACCTGGCGCAGTCGCCGACGCCGGTGTCAGCCCGCCCCAGAAGCGCCGATTCCCCTGGCGCCGAACGAAGTCCGTCGCGCCGGTCGCTGCGGCGCCGGCCGTCGTCGAACCAGCTGCAGTCGAACCGGCTGCGGTGGAGGGCGACGAGGCGCCCGCGCCCGCCGAAACCACCGTCACCGACGGCGTCGACGAACCCGCGGTCACCGACGGCTCCCTCGAACCCGACGCGGAAACGGCGACCGAGGACGCAACGGTCGACGGCACGGACCCCGGTGGCGACACCGAGCCCGAGCCGGAACCCGTCCTCGTACCGCACCGCAAGGCAGGCAAGAAGCTCAAGATCGCTGCCGTGGCGGCAGGCGTACTGTTCATCGGAGCCGCCGCCTTCGCCGGAGCCACGCTGCAGCCCTTCCTCGCCGACCGTGCCGAAGCGCACGTCAAGTTCGAGGTCGCCAAGATCTCGGCCGATGCCATCACGACGTTGTGGACCTATACGCCCGAGGACATGGACGCGCTTCCGGATCGCGCCGAGAGGTTCCTCGGCGGGGACTTCGCCAGCGACTACCGCCGGTACATCGACTCGATCGTCGAGCCGAACAAGCAGGCGCAGATCAGCAACAACACGCAGGTGATGGGTACGGCCGTGGAATCGCTCACGCCCACCGCGGCAACGGCGCTCGTCTTCACGAACTCGGTGGCAACTAGTCCGGTGACCAAGGGCATCCCGTCGCTGCGCTACCTGTCCTACCGGCTCGACCTCGAGAACCGCGACAACACGTGGCTGATCACCAGGATGACGGCGGTCACCTCGCTGGACCTGACCCCACGCCTCTAG